From the genome of Ovis aries strain OAR_USU_Benz2616 breed Rambouillet chromosome 5, ARS-UI_Ramb_v3.0, whole genome shotgun sequence:
atgcttagtcactcagttatgtccaactctttgcaactccatagactgtagcctttcaggcttctctgtccatggggattctccaggcaaaaatgctgaagtggattgccacttccttctccaggggatcttcccaacccagagactgaacccaggtctcccacattgcaagcagattctttacagtctaagccactagggaagccctttgcttCTCTGGGAAACTCTTAATATCTCCTTCAGTTCTAAAGGATGAACTTGCTGAAAAAATAACTTTTGGtttgaagtgtttttattttcagcactttgaatatgtcAAGCCACTTCCCttatttctgctgaaaaatctgcTGATAGCCTTATGAGTTTTCCCTTGTACGTaacaagttgtttttctcttgctgcttttaggattttctctttatccttaAGTCTACTATTTTAATTCTAGTATGTTTTGATGTGTGTctttttggatttatttatttggaggtCTCTGGTCTCCCTGGATCTGGAtgtctatttccttccccatatgagggaaattttcagccattacttcttcaaatattttttctggttCTTTCTCTTATCTTTCAGAGATTTTTACATGCAAACATCATTCTGTTTGATGTTGTCCCAAAGGTCTCTTAAGGTatccactttttatttatttttcagttttgctgcTCCTTCTGGGTGAATCCTATAACTTTGTTTTCCAGCTTCCTGATTTGTTCTTATACACAGTCCAACTCCTATTGGactaatctaattttttaaagttcagttaTAACTTATGCTTAGTATTCTCTATATCTTTGTTGAAATCTGCCTtctgttcatccattcttctcctcAGTTTGGTgaacatttttatcatgaatactTTTAATTCTTCACCATGTAGacttattatctctgttttattagGTCTTTTACTGAGGTTTTGTCTATTGCTCAGTTGGCTGTGAGGTCCAGATGGGAGTCATGGATAGACGGGGCTCTCAGTATGGTATGCATACTAGGGACTGCAGGTTAGACGGAAATGTCTAAAATAATGCTCGCCAAAAACACTATTAGCAAGGTAGTTTGAGATGACAAAAAAGACTCCCACTGATGTTTTAGTTCCCCAGTAGAATCCCAGATAGTTCCTGTCTGGTACATTCTTTAAGATTAGTAATAAAGTTTATGTGCATTTCAATCTGGTGTTTTTGGACTGCTTTTGGGTCAAGTCTTCATGCAAGCCTTTGATGAGATTTTCCATTTGCTGTAATTTTACAGCTTTCCTTGATGTATTCCCCatggttattttaaaatcaagtgtCTTGGGGGCTTTTCTGTCCTATATAGGGTCCTATAAACACACCTTTGTGATCCTTCTCAATTGTTGACTGCCACTGATGAGTGATGGTTTCTTCCTTTAGTATGATCATATAATTGTGTCTGCTATCCATCCTGATGCTATATTTTTACCCTTTGCTCTGGCTAttgttcctttaatttttatgtttctttcacAGGGACTTGTTCCACATGTGATCGTAGATTTGCTGTGTCCATGGGAGGAACTATACTGTCAGAAATctcatttttatctgttttatatatatccATCTCAATGCAAGTTTGTGCTTGagcacaagtaaataaataaatattcttgagcCAATTgacataaaattgttttcttgtgACCTCAGAGTCAAAAAGTAATAGTAAATTAAGAATATCTTCCTTGAATGAATGATGGTATAGTGTGACATAAGCTTTCCGTGGCTGGTTTTCCAAGAAATTGAAAGTTTTTCAACTTCTTGAATGATGGTGGGTCTACCTAGGTCCCAAAGGTAAAAACTAATTTCTTAAGGCAATCTATAATTGAAATCAACCTCAGGAAGTATTGGAAATAGTGGGCTATAACACAAAGAGATTTTATTAATTTGTGCTGATTTTTGTGTGGCCACATCAGGCTTTAAGCAACCCAACGTTTACCTTGTGTGTCCAGCTTTACCTATTACATCCATCTCTCATTTGTGTACCCCACAGAATTATGGAGTGGAGCAATTATTCCATGTATGCTGACTTTGTCCTCTTGGGCTTGTTCAGCAACACACGTTTCCCCTGGCTTCTCTTTGCCCTGATCGTCTTGGTATTTGTCATCTCGATAGCCAGCAACACAATGATGATCATTCTCATCCACCTGGACTCCCGCCTCCACACTCCCATGTACTTCCTGCTCAGCCAGCTTTCCATCATGGATATCTTGTACATTTCCACCATTGTGCCCAAGATGCTGATTGACAAAATGGTAGACCAAAGGGCCATTTCCTTTGCAGGATGCACTGCCCAGCACTTTCTCTATCTGACCTTGGCAGGAGCCGAGTTCTTCCTTCTAGGACTCATGTCCTATGACCGCTATGTTGCCATCTGCAATCCTCTGCGCTATCCTGTCCTTATGAACCGCAAAGTCTGCTTGTTGATTGTggtggcagcctggctgggagggtcCATAGACGGCTTCTTACTTACACCAGTCACCATGCAGTTCCCTTTCTGTGCTTCTCGGGAAATAAATCACTTCTTCTGTGAGGTACCTGCTCTTCTGAAGCTCTCCTGTATAGATACATCAGCCTATGAGACAGCCATGTATGTCTGCTGCATTATGATGCTCCTCATTCCTTTCTCTGTCATCTCAGCCTCTTACACAAGGATTCTCGTTACTGTTTACAGAATGAACGAGGCGGAGGGGAGAAAAAAGGCAGTGGCCACTTGCTCCTCACACATGGTAGTTGTCAGTCTCTTTTATGGGGCTGCCATGTACACCTATGTGCTACCTCACTCTTACCATACTCCTGAGCAGGACAAGGCTGTGTCTGCCTTCTACACTATCCTTACTCCCTTGCTCAACCCACTTATTTACAGTCTCAGGAACAAAGACGTCACAGGGGCCCTACAGAAAGCTCTGGGAAGGTGCTCATCCTCAGGAAGGTAACCACCTTCCAAAGAAACTGCATTTGCTGCTAGAGGTTTGAAGAAGAGGATATAGGACTTAATTGTCATCTTTGGATTGAAACATTGTCTGCCTGGAAATAGCAAGTCATCCACATGCCAGCAACTGTGAGGCATCCTGGGATATAGAAAGCCTACCATAGCATTTTGAAGATTTCATCATCTTTTGAAACATAAGAGGATTCTACAAAATGGTGTTGAATGAAACTGGAATAAAATAGGGGTTTCAGTAGATGGTTTCACCCATACGCTTTCGACAAATTTTGCATCCCACTGAACAGATGTTTTTTTCCGGCCATGGTCAGTGATGACAAAAGAAATGCTAATCTTCTGCTATTCCTctagcttctcattgcagtttcTTTTTAGACATCATACAAATTGACTACTTAAAAGACATCAATATGTCCAATATTATTTTGATTGTATTCAAATGCTATTTTAGTAACTAACTGAATTTTTTACAAATGATGGTTTTAGCCTTCCAAAACATTTAATTCAATCAAGCCAGTATTGGcagtatcattattttaaaaattggtttgaCTTTATGTAATTAATTTTTCAACTGAATTCTAATAACATGGCTAGTAGACACAATAGTAAACATCAATTTCTGGAAGAGACCAATACCTTTactttttttcccatgaagtttTGCTAAAATAATCTCAGAATAATGGACCAATGTGCTTTTGAGAGAGGTAAACATGGATGTCTTCTACGTTTTCTATCCTTCCTAATGATATAATTTAATAGGAACATCCAGGGTAGTTTGAAATCATATCTTTTTCACTGTATTTAAATTGCCTGATGACctaatatatttcattttgaaagattTTCATGCAAAAGAATGGAACTCCTTTGAGAGttaaatgttaatttattattttaaaaaataatatatgctactccttattttttattttataatattttaatttagttatgattattttatttaataatttaattgctTGAATAATTGTGGTTAACCAATAGTCTTCTGAAgtagagaaatttatttttcatcgtCTATTTTCTTTTCTACGCTTTTCCCTAGTTGACCAAACTCCTTCTATTTTGAGTCCTCAGTCTTTCTGTCTTTCTACCTTTGTATCTTCAAGTTTGCTTATCTTAGGCTtaattttctaaaaggaaaacattttgcaTTACAAAAATGAGAATGTAATTACGTGTaagctcatttaaaattttattaatatcagaGTGGTCTGAAGATGTATAAGTCAGCTGGGAATTGACATATGTTTCAGAAAATCCAATGCTTCTACATCTTGGAAAAAAAAGGAGGAACATATTAGAGAACTTTCTAATGCATCTCACTTTTCTATGTTGCATTTCTATGTGTGtgaaaaataatattgtttaGTATTCCTAAATGTAAAAATTTGTACTATTTTCTCTCAATAACACCTATATTATAACCAGAAGTTGGAGTCAAATTTAAAGACTCCACTATTTTGTCCAAATTTCCTAGAAACCTTCAACCTAGTCCTtggaatttattttctaacaCTTGTGTCATGGAGAGAAGGATTCACGCCAAGATTGGAAATTTTGGCTTTTTATAATATAGGAATACTGAATATGCTTTACAAATAGCTTCTGGATAGAAAAGAAATAGATTGGAAAAATTGTACTCACATTTAAAAAGATGTCTTGGTATTATAACACTTATCAAACTTTAACTACAgacttgaaattaattttttcaaccTCTCTATGTCCGGTTGaacaaattaatttaatttcttgAAACTTTCTTTTTCAAGGTATTAAATTAGACCATTCAAACTTAATTCTTACCTCagaggaattattttaaaagaacacgATATAACTGGTGCAAAGCAACTTTAGCTTTGGAAGGTGCTATATGCCATGAGGTATTATTATAACTGACACAACACTATAGAGAGGAGGCAGTGAAACCTGCTTTCTTCACCCGTTTCTATACCAGAAGAGGTCTTGTCTCTCGACATTGTACTTAACATAGCATTTCCTCTTGCAGAGATGAGGTTACAGAGGTGATTAATGTCCTCTAACTCTAGCATAAGACCTTTAttaaaacattcagaaactgTTTCAAGGACTGATGTTAGTCTGTCCACAGCGCATACTTATGATAAaatgatagcttacagtgaatgatGTCAGACGtgtgatctccgaagaagatttagcttcaggttCAGGGACCAGGCTTGGTCACTCAAGAACTTTTGTGTAGcacagttttattaaagtgaaaaaggacggagaaaacttctgacatagacattagAAGGGGGATGGAGTGTGCTCCCCTTGCTAGTCTTaccaaggccttatatacttttaccagACTGACTCCCACAACAGACaccttaaattaacaagattagaactaatAATAGAAAGATCTTAACAGACCCACTCTTAAAACAAATgtcttaagataacaagattagtcagaagattcttgttaaaaagaagaaacatgtcCTTGAGTAAGATGCATTGTTGTTATACAGTctttagtacagagtttaagggAAAACATACTCTTGAGCCATTAGCTCCGGGcttaaagaaaaagcattttgtGTGATTAAGAGgaaagaatgtagaaaaaaaaaatttttccttttctcctccttgagagccccgggcccctttctcctcctggaaGGCCCTGGACCCCTTTCTCCTTGAGGGCCTCTGATTCCTTATCAATCTACCTAAATTAACTCTCAAAAACAATGGTCATTGCCTCTAGTGTATCATGAGAGGATAGATATCCTAGCCTCACTTCACACTAaattcttcctgacttcagaagcTGAAGAAAACAAGCAAGACCACCCTATATGAAGAACGCTTCTTGGGAGGGAACTCTATAGCCACCTGCGTAGGGGTTGATCCCTCTCTTTTTCCACATAGTGAATTAAAAGGGGCCAGagaatatttacttttcttttgttaggtagttagaataggaagtCCAGAATTGCggggctaaaagacaaggaagggaaaagccca
Proteins encoded in this window:
- the LOC101122438 gene encoding olfactory receptor 2T27, with product MEWSNYSMYADFVLLGLFSNTRFPWLLFALIVLVFVISIASNTMMIILIHLDSRLHTPMYFLLSQLSIMDILYISTIVPKMLIDKMVDQRAISFAGCTAQHFLYLTLAGAEFFLLGLMSYDRYVAICNPLRYPVLMNRKVCLLIVVAAWLGGSIDGFLLTPVTMQFPFCASREINHFFCEVPALLKLSCIDTSAYETAMYVCCIMMLLIPFSVISASYTRILVTVYRMNEAEGRKKAVATCSSHMVVVSLFYGAAMYTYVLPHSYHTPEQDKAVSAFYTILTPLLNPLIYSLRNKDVTGALQKALGRCSSSGR